A region of the Rhizobium binae genome:
GCCCTGTCGCCCGTCGCATCGGTCTCTTCAGTCGTGTCGCTTTGCGATGAAAGCGTGTCGAGCAGGCCCGACAGCGCCTGATTGGAAAGAAGCGATGCGGAGCTCGAATCGAGCCCGTAGCTGCTCAGGATACTGGCCACTGACGAACTTTGCGGATCCTGCGACTCGTCTTGGGAATTGCGGAGGTTCTTCAGGGCATATTGGGCCGAAACCATCCGTGTGCTGTCAAGCGCGGAAACCATTTTAAAAATCCTTGTCGATCGTTCGCGGCAGTCAATGTCCCTGGCGCCGCGGCCGATGGTGAAATGTCCTGGCCGAAACGGCGGGGTACCTCCGCTCCGGTCGCCGCCGGCTCCTCCTGAGCCCGCGTCCGCCGCAACCTTCAGGCGCCGGCATTGCTCGAGGCTTGCGGGGAAGACCGGCGCGTCAAGCGGTCGCACCGGCAGTAAGCGCCCTTCTGGACGCGCGCTCCATAAAAAAACTCTGCCTGTAAACAGCTCCCCGAAGGTTGGACAACAACCTTCGGGGAGCAGTTCACAGGCGGAGTTCGTCTCTTCCTGAGCCTGCGCGAGCCGACCGTCAGTTCGGCAGCACGCTCGAGCCCATCAAAGCCTCGTCGATGGCGCGAGCAGCCTGGCGGCCTTCGCGGATCGCCCAGACCACCAGCGATTGGCCGCGGCGCACGTCGCCAGCCGTCCAGAGCCTGTCGATCGAGGTCTTGTAATCCCGGTCGTTGGCGACGACGTTGGTCGAGCCGCGCTTATCGGTGTTGAGCGTCAGCTTGCCCTCGAGCTCCTTCAGCACGCTTGTCGTGAACGGGCCGCGGAAACCGATGGCGATGAAGGCGAGATCGGCGCGGATGACGAATTCCGTACCCGCAACCGGCCGCCGGCGCTCATCGACCTCACAGCATTTGACGCCGGTCAGCACGCCGTCTTCGCCGATGAATTCGAGCGTCGCCACCTGGAATTCGCGCACGGCGCCCTCGGCCTGCGAAGAGGAGGTGCGCATCTTTGTCGCCCAGAAAGGCCAGACAGCGAGCTTGTCTTCCTTCTCCGGCGGCTGCGGCCGGATGTCGAGCTGGGTGACCTTCACGGCGCCCTGGCGGAACGCCGTGCCAACACAGTCCGATGCCGTATCGCCGCCACCGACGACGACGACATGCTTGGCGCCGGCAAGGATCGGATCCGACGGCCAGCCGACGCTGTCGATGTTCTCGCGCCCGACGCGGCGGTTCTGCTGCACCAGATAGGGCATGGCATCATGCACGCCGGCAAGGTCAATGCCCGGAATGCCCGCCTCGCGCGGCGTCTCCGAGCCGCCGCAGTAAAGAACGGCGTCGTGATCGGCGAGCAGCTGCTCGACCTTGACGTCGACGCCGACATTGACGCCGCAATGGAAGGCGACGCCCTCGCCCTTCATCTGCTCGACGCGGCGGTCGATGAAGTTCTTCTCCATCTTGAAATCGGGAATGCCGTAGCGCAGCAGGCCGCCCGGCTTGGTCTCACGCTCATAGACATGCACCT
Encoded here:
- a CDS encoding glutamate synthase subunit beta, which translates into the protein MGKVTGFLEIDRQVAKYQPASDRIRHFREFTIPMSDPEVQKQAARCMDCGIPYCHGPTGCPVHNQIPDWNDLVYNNNWEAAIQNLHSTNNFPEFTGRVCPAPCEEACTLNLEDAPVAIKTVEQAIADKAYELGFIRPQPATVHTGKKVAVIGSGPAGMAAAQQLGRAGHEVHVYERETKPGGLLRYGIPDFKMEKNFIDRRVEQMKGEGVAFHCGVNVGVDVKVEQLLADHDAVLYCGGSETPREAGIPGIDLAGVHDAMPYLVQQNRRVGRENIDSVGWPSDPILAGAKHVVVVGGGDTASDCVGTAFRQGAVKVTQLDIRPQPPEKEDKLAVWPFWATKMRTSSSQAEGAVREFQVATLEFIGEDGVLTGVKCCEVDERRRPVAGTEFVIRADLAFIAIGFRGPFTTSVLKELEGKLTLNTDKRGSTNVVANDRDYKTSIDRLWTAGDVRRGQSLVVWAIREGRQAARAIDEALMGSSVLPN